Genomic DNA from Methanoregula sp. UBA64:
CAATGATACTTTTGATGATCCTGTCCATCCGGGAGCTCCCTTTACGTATCCTGAATGAGTGTTGAATCTGTCCCTTAAAAAAAGCTACTGGAGGGAGATCATCGTCCCTACGCCATCGTGGGTGAAGAGTTCGAGGATCAGGTTGTGCTCGGTATTCCCGTTGATGATATGGGAGTATTTGACACCATTTTCGACGGCCTTGATGACCGAGGAGACCTTTGGGATCATGCCCTCGCCAATTGCACCCGAGGAAAGGAGATCGCGGGCCTCGGTAATCGTGAGCTTCCTGAAGACGTGCGTGCGCTTCGCGTCCATCACACCGTCCACATCGGTCATGTTGATGAGCTTGTAGGCCTTGAGGGCAACGGCAATGTCGCCGGCCGCCGTGTCTGCGTTAATGTTGAGGCTCCCGCCGAACCGGTCGATGGCAATCGGCGAGATGACCGGGATGTAATCGCGGTCCATGAGGGTGGTGAGAAGGGAGGGATCGATCCACTCGATCTCGCCGACATGGCCGAGGTCGACTTCCTGTTCCACGCCCTCGACGTTGACCTTCTGACGATCCATCTTCTTTGCGATGATCAGGTTGCCGTCGCTTCCCGAGAGGCCGACGCCCTTTGCCCCGCATTTTGCAATGAGGGAGATGATGCCCTTGTTGATCTTTCCGACAAGCACCATCTGGGCGATCTCGAGCGTCTCCTGGTCGGTGACCCGCAGGCCGCCGACAAAGACCGACTCCTTCCCGAGCGCCTTCATCTTCTCGGTGATCTCCGGGCCGCCGCCGTGGACGAGTACCACGCGGATCCCTACGTAGTGGAGGAGGACGGCATCGCGGATGGCGTTCTCAAGGACAGCCGGGTCGACCATGGCATGGCCGCCGAGTTTTATCACGATGGTCTTCCCGTGGAACTGCTGGATGTACGGGAGGGCCTCCATGAGCACGTCTTCGCGCTTCATCATGTGGTGTACCGCCCGTTGATATCCACGTATTTTTCGGTAAGGTCGCAGCCCCATGCAGTTGCTTCCTCTTTTCCTGCCGCAAGGTCGAGGACAAAGGTGACCGTGCTGCCGTGCATCGCGGCCTTGGCTTTCGATAGGTCCGCGATGATCTCGCCGGATTTTACCAGGGGGTACTTATTCTTCCCGTCGCTGATCCAGAGCGAGACCGCGTTTATGTCAAACTTCACGCCGGCCCGGCCCGCTGCTGCAATGACCCGGCCCCAGTTGGGGTCTTCGCCGTATACCGCGGTTTTTACCAGGGGCGACTCGATGACAACCTTTGCGATCGTTGCTGCGTCAGCTTCCTTTTTTGCACCCTTTACCGTGACTTCGAGGAGCTTTGTTGCCCCTTCGCCGTCGGCTGCAATCTGTCGGGCAAGGATCCGGCAGCACTCCTCGAGGGCCGTGCCGAACTCCTTGGCACTGACCTTTCCCGCTTCCCCGGTTGCCGTGCAGAGCGCAATGTCGTTGGTGCTCGTGTCGCCGTCCACAACAACCCGGTTGTAGGTCCG
This window encodes:
- the argB gene encoding acetylglutamate kinase; this encodes MKREDVLMEALPYIQQFHGKTIVIKLGGHAMVDPAVLENAIRDAVLLHYVGIRVVLVHGGGPEITEKMKALGKESVFVGGLRVTDQETLEIAQMVLVGKINKGIISLIAKCGAKGVGLSGSDGNLIIAKKMDRQKVNVEGVEQEVDLGHVGEIEWIDPSLLTTLMDRDYIPVISPIAIDRFGGSLNINADTAAGDIAVALKAYKLINMTDVDGVMDAKRTHVFRKLTITEARDLLSSGAIGEGMIPKVSSVIKAVENGVKYSHIINGNTEHNLILELFTHDGVGTMISLQ